One Hippoglossus stenolepis isolate QCI-W04-F060 chromosome 22, HSTE1.2, whole genome shotgun sequence DNA segment encodes these proteins:
- the LOC124851295 gene encoding sodium/potassium/calcium exchanger 1-like, translated as MDSEDAQISTTLSSQDLSSAAYFSLQPDFDLSAIDLSNTNAIEGSTPKTSPFVSDVKIQDGLNTLPHPSNEEEARTAQYKDNFSFYDSKRFDLSDRPAEGSGSGSGFDGNRLKQDSDEVATISTDLSTLPSSTITIKGDDIGEKGRSTSAKTDADREITENGDEVEEKLGGEEISETGVREVDGDPEERVRQLNRTAGCDTLKETEGEPAAGKTTYTESGSGAEAESSFSWSEDVSGSGDGGGDGEGKKEDNKEDKAVAEKEGDGIDAGKEAAFERRDDLQLPVIGNKAKVEFPLFDSSEEMNNGGSDGPDEGDQNMTFYRSFNGGNLTPENIWEGDGDGKITVGIESEGGGIVDSDAGVIGESLQQFSGVDELFDAAGSSVLGPLIRVTDASEAMDEPKEGKCYTVCSFFLTTAPL; from the coding sequence ATGGATTCAGAGGACGCTCAGATTTCTACCACTTTGAGTTCACAAGATCTCTCAAGCGCTGCGTACTTTTCTCTTCAGCCGGATTTTGATTTGAGTGCCATCGACTTATCAAACACAAACGCCATTGAAGGAAGTACCCCAAAAACGTCCCCTTTTGTGAGTGACGTTAAGATTCAAGATGGTCTAAATACCTTGCCACACCCCAGCAACGAGGAGGAAGCCAGGACAGCTCAATATAAAGACAACTTTTCTTTCTATGATTCGAAACGTTTTGATTTGTCGGACaggccagcagagggcagtggaTCAGGCTCTGGCTTTGATGGCAACAGACTCAAACAGGACTCTGATGAAGTCGCTACAATCAGCACGGACCTGTCTACTCTTCCAAGCTCAACCATTACCATCAAGGGGGATGATATCGGGGAAAAGGGTAGATCAACTTCAGCAAAGACAGACGCAGATCGAGAAATAACCGAGAATGGAGATGAGGTGGAAGAAAAGTtgggaggagaagaaataaGTGAGACTGGAGTGAGGGAAGTAGATGGAGACCCAGAGGAGAGAGTCAGGCAGCTCAATCGCACAGCAGGCTGTGACACGCTGAAGGAAACTGAAGGTGAACCTGCTGCAGGAAAGACGACGTACACCGAGAGCGGGAGCGGGGCTGAAGCTGAGTCCAGTTTTAGCTGGTCTGAGGATGTCAGTGGTTCTGGAGATGGTGGTGGAGACggtgaaggaaagaaagaggacaaTAAAGAGGATAAGGCTGTAGCTGAAAAGGAAGGTGATGGTATAGATGCAGGGAAAGAAGCTGCGTTTGAAAGAAGGGATGATCTGCAGCTGCCTGTCATCGGAAATAAAGCTAAAGTGGAGTTCCCACTGTTTGACAGCAGTGAGGAAATGAACAATGGTGGTAGTGATGGACCTGATGAAGGGGATCAAAACATGACTTTTTACAGGTCTTTCAATGGGGGCAACTTAACTCCTGAGAACATCTGGGAGGGAGACGGTGATGGTAAAATAACCGTTGGTATCGAGAGTGAAGGAGGTGGTATAGTGGACAGTGATGCAGGTGTCATTGGTGAGAGTTTGCAGCAGTTCTCGGGTGTGGACGAGTTGTTTGATGCTGCAGGGAGCTCAGTGTTGGGGCCTCTGATCAGAGTGACCGACGCCAGCGAGGCCATGGACGAGCCAAAGGAAGGTAAATGTTATACAGTGTGCAGCTTTTTCCTCACCACTGCCCCTCTGTGA
- the ptprz1b gene encoding receptor-type tyrosine-protein phosphatase zeta isoform X1: METTLARSDAIVSQLLLFCHIVVAVEPLVRGLKKLPEDIDWSYSGTLNQHSWGKKYPSCNSGRQSPVDIDETFTQVRLQYQNLQLEGWDQLTAESSTIHNNGKTVAIDVEGEFFVSGGGLNSRLRVSRITFHWGRCNATSDGSEHSLNGMKYPLEMQIYCYDPDDFLSLDDAIREGGRVSALAVLFEISLEDNENFNPVIDAINTVSRFGKSGSLEAFTLRSLMPNNTDKYYIYNGSLTAPPCSEMVEWVVFKQTVAISEKQLEMFCEVMTMEQAGYVMLTDYLQNNFREQQQQFMGQVFASYTGVEDVLTPTCSLEPENIQADAQNDTTIVVTWERPRVVYDTTIDWYTVTYQRLQGRDQSKQEYRTDGDQDVGAIISSLLANSSYVVQVVAVCTNGLRGRWSDQIIVDMPLEDPENDSDPDTVTKDVGVNKEVSSKAKWGKPENQNQVDLPLEDHSPVEEVPAEQTRVYQNHPTRLQDQPTDQTQANQNVAVQVNPRPTPKTPSDSVVLQKTRLNQSAKKKPDQNRSTPDDMDQNWIDEDTMTPTQRTFTNAGFDGNGAIWITEATEQPGFLFPVARITTLPTIHRQITEEASLSVVPNQSKDQAPPEQAGESELPSPQSDLYTPPVEEIQVTDVFYEDTVNNFPLESSASAATESSAAAAVPGIKVDGVSPVFSAEDSDAPVNKPLLETVTSASSSSPSSPWITARTATGSNTLADSVYKSLTTSSLLRVLMHTTQPMFNEGSNSSHESRVGLVGGVEREKRTVVPLAVVSTLTIICLMVLVGILIYWRNCFQAANFYPDDSASPKVISAPSTPLLLATDGHEPLTVKQFVKHVMELHTNNTFFKEFEIVKESYEEVQACTVDMGITTDSSNHPDNKSKNRYINILAYDHSRVKLSNSLDKDGKCGDYINANFVDGYERTRAYVAAQGPLRAGREDFWRMIWQQNIGVIVMITNLKEKGRTKCDQYWPDENQEEYGPYQVTLKSSKTLAYYTLRTFTVRDTANKASQRVEHTVMHYHYTQWPDMGVPEYTLPVLSFIRASSRARTQEMGPVLVHCSAGVGRTGTYIVIDSMLQQIQDQGTVNVLGFLKHVRTQRNFLVQTEEQYVFIHDALVEAILSRDTSVTSDLLHTYVSDLLTPGLSGRTRMDKQFKLISQRQAKHADYSTALKDGNAEKNRARALMPVERSRVCLTASETNTTGFINASYVMGHHHSKEFIVSQTPLSSTVADFWRMIWEHNTHTVVRLPDAHCQSQEGGGCVYWPGKDQPMSFEGFIVSQSGEEHVSLSNDERLLMQDFMLESTQNNYVLEVRQYSAPCWPNPDSPIRNSFDLVNAVREHSRHTDRPTVIHDPLGGATSGLFCALSTLSSQLEEEGAVDVYQVARMTNLMRPGVFNDVEQYQYLYHAVLSLVSSQEDQRALQSPETNGSVPLGQTNIAESLESLM, encoded by the exons GTACCCTGAACCAGCACAGCTGGGGTAAGAAGTACCCGTCCTGCAACAGCGGGCGGCAGTCTCCTGTGGACATCGATGAAACCTTCACCCAGGTCAGGCTGCAGTACCAGAACCTACAGCTCGAGGGCTGGGACCAACTGACGGCAGAGTCCAGCACCATCCACAACAATGGGAAGACTG TGGCCATTGATGTGGAGGGGGAGTTCTTTGTGAGCGGAGGAGGGTTGAACTCCAGGCTTCGTGTCAGTAGAATCACGTTCCACTGGGGGCGCTGCAACGCAACGTCAGATGGGTCTGAACACAGCCTGAATGGGATGAAATACCCTCTGGAG ATGCAAATCTACTGTTACGATCCGGATGACTTTCTAAGTCTGGATGATGCTAtaagggaaggagggagggtcTCTGCTTTGGCTGTGCTCTTTGAG ATCAGCCTGGAAGACAATGAGAACTTCAATCCTGTGATAGATGCCATCAACACTGTCAGCAGGTTTG GTAAAAGCGGCTCGTTGGAAGCCTTCACCCTGCGCTCCCTAATGCCTAATAACACCGATAAATATTACATCTACAACGGCTCCCTGACTGCTCCTCCCTGCTCTGAGATGGTGGAATGGGTTGTGTTCAAACAGACTGTGGCCATATCAGAAAAACAg ttggAGATGTTTTGCGAGGTGATGACCATGGAGCAGGCCGGATACGTGATGCTGACCGATTACCTGCAGAACAActtcagagagcagcagcagcagttcatgGGTCAGGTGTTCGCCTCGTACACCGGAGTGGAGGACGTGCTCACACCCA CCTGCAGCTTAGAGCCGGAGAACATTCAGGCCGATGCTCAGAACGACACCACCATCGTGGTGACGTGGGAGCGCCCTCGCGTGGTTTACGACACGACCATCGACTGGTACACCGTCACGTACCAGAGGCTGCAGGGCCGAGACCAAAGCAAGCAGGAGTACAGGACAGACGGGGACCAGGATGTG GGCGCCATCATCTCAAGCCTGCTGGCCAACAGCAGCTATGTGGTACAGGTGGTGGCTGTTTGCACCAATGGACTCAGAGGACGATGGAGCGACCAGATCATCGTGGACATGCCTTTAGAAGACCCcg AAAATGATTCGGACCCCGACACTGTCACTAAAGATGTGGGAGTCAACAAGGAG GTCTCATCTAAAGCCAAGTGGGGGAAACCTGAGAACCAAAACCAGGTGGATTTGCCCCTAGAGGACCACAGCCCTGTGGAGGAGGTCCCAGCGGAGCAGACCAGAGTTTACCAGAACCATCCCACACGCCTCCAGGACCAGCCGACAGACCAAACCCAAGCCAACCAGAACGTCGCGGTGCAGGTCAACCCACGCCCAACCCCCAAGACTCCCTCTGATTCTGTGGTTCTGCAGAAAACTCGACTGAACCAGAGTGCGAAAAAGAAACCGGATCAAAACAGGTCTACACCGGATGATATGGATCAGAACTGGATCGACGAGGACACCATGACTCCAACACAGCGGACTTTCACTAATGCAGGTTTTGACGGCAACGGTGCTATCTGGATAACCGAGGCAACGGAGCAGCCTGGCTTCCTGTTTCCAGTTGCTCGAATCACGACGCTGCCGACGATCCACCGACAAATCACAGAAGAGGCTTCACTGTCAGTGGTCCCAAATCAG TCAAAGGATCAGGCTCCACCAGAACAAGCTGGTGAAAGTGAGCTCCCTTCTCCGCAGTCGGACCTCTACACCCCTCCTGTGGAGGAAATCCAAGTCACAGATGTCTTCTATGAAGACACAGTCAACAACTTTCCCCTGGAAAGCTCCGCCTCCGCTGCAACAGagtcctctgctgctgctgcggtgcCAG GTATTAAAGTGGACGGAGTCTCCCCAGTGTTCTCCGCTGAGGACAGCGACGCTCCCGTGAACAAACCACTCCTGGAAACCGTCacttctgcctcctcttcctccccgtcCTCCCCCTGGATCACGGCAAGGACGGCGACCGGCAGCAACACCCTCGCCGACTCAGTCTACAAATCACtcaccacctcctctctgctcagggTGCTGATGCATACGACCCAGCCCATGTTCAACG AGGGCAGCAACAGCAGCCATGAGTCTCGGGTGGGGCTGGTCGGAGGtgtggagagggagaagaggacaGTCGTTCCTCTCGCTGTCGTCTCCACTCTCACCATCATCTGTCTGATGGTCCTGGTGGGCATACTCATCTACTGgag AAACTGTTTCCAGGCAGCGAACTTCTACCCAGACGACAGCGCCTCACCTAAAGTCATATCCGCTCCGTCTACCCCCCTGCTGCTGGCTACAG ACGGTCATGAGCCGCTGACGGTGAAGCAGTTTGTGAAGCATGTCATGGAGCTCCACACCAACAACACCTTCTTCAAGGAGTTTGAG ATTGTCAAAGAATCCTACGAG gaggTACAAGCCTGCACAGTGGACATGGGCATCACCACCGACAGCTCCAACCACCCCGACAACAAAAGCAAGAACCGATACATCAACATTCTGGCCT ATGACCACAGCAGAGTGAAGCTGTCCAACAGTTTGGACAAAGACGGGAAATGCGGGGACTACATCAACGCTAACTTTGTTGAT ggtTACGAGCGAACGAGAGCGTACGTGGCAGCGCAGGGGCCCCTCAGAGCGGGCAGGGAAGACTTCTGGAGGATGATCTGGCAGCAGAATATCGGAGTGATCGTCATGATCACCAACCTCAAGGAGAAAGGACGG ACAAAATGTGACCAGTATTGGCCGGACGAGAACCAGGAGGAGTATGGTCCGTACCAGGTGACCTTGAAAAGCAGCAAGACCCTGGCGTACTACACACTGCGGACCTTCACCGTCAGGGATACCGCAAATAAG GCGTCCCAGAGAGTCGAACACACAGTCATGCACTACCACTACACCCAGTGGCCAGACATGGGCGTCCCAGAATACACTCTGCCTGTCCTGTCCTTCATCAGAGCATCGTCCCGGGCCCGCACACAAGAGATGGGCCCTGTTCTGGTGCACTGCAG TGCCGGTGTAGGAAGAACAGGAACCTACATTGTGATAGACAGCATGCtgcagcagatccaggatcaggGGACAGTGAACGTTCTTGGTTTCCTGAAGCATGTGCGGACTCAGAGGAACTTCCTGGTTCAGACAGAG GAGCAGTATGTATTTATCCATGATGCCCTGGTGGAGGCCATCTTGAGCCGGGACACCTCAGTGACGTCAGACCTCCTCCACACCTACGTGTCTGACCTCCTGACCCCTGGGCTGTCAGGCAGGACGCGCATGGACAAACAGTTCAAA TTGATCAGTCAGCGTCAGGCGAAGCACGCAGACTACAGCACTGCCCTGAAAGACGGCAACGCTGAGAAGAACAGAGCCAGAGCTCTGATGCCTG TGGAGAGATCAAGAGTGTGTCTGACTGCCTCCGAAACAAACACCACCGGCTTCATCAACGCCTCCTACGTCATG GGACATCACCACAGTAAAGAGTTCATAGTGAGCCAGACTCCTCTGAGCAGCACGGTGGCGGATTTCTGGAGAATGATCtgggaacacaacacacacactgttgttcGCCTGCCGGACGCACACTGTcag AGTcaagagggggggggctgtgtcTACTGGCCCGGCAAAGACCAACCAATGAGCTTTGAGGGTTTCATTGTTTCGCAATCGGGGGAGGAGCATGTCTCTCTGTCCAATGATGAGAGACTTTTGATGCAAGATTTCATGTTGGAGTctacacag AACAATTATGTGCTGGAGGTGCGACAgtacagcgccccctgctggccgAACCCAGACAGTCCCATCAGGAACAGTTTTGATCTGGTCAACGCGGTCAGGGAGCACAGCCGACACACTGACAGGCCCACCGTCATACATGATCC gttggGAGGTGCTACATCAGGGCTGTTCTGTGCTCTCAGCACCCTGTCCagtcagctggaggaggagggagctgtAGACGTCTACCAGGTGGCACGGATGACCAATCTCATGAGGCCTGGGGTATTCAATGATGTA GAGCAGTACCAGTATCTGTACCATGCGGTGCTGAGTCTGGTGAGCAGCCAAGAGGACCAGAGAGCCCTGCAGAGTCCAGAGACCAACGGATCTGTACCACTGGGACAGACCAACATCGCAGAGAGCCTGGAGTCActcatgtag
- the ptprz1b gene encoding receptor-type tyrosine-protein phosphatase zeta isoform X2: METTLARSDAIVSQLLLFCHIVVAVEPLVRGLKKLPEDIDWSYSGTLNQHSWGKKYPSCNSGRQSPVDIDETFTQVRLQYQNLQLEGWDQLTAESSTIHNNGKTVAIDVEGEFFVSGGGLNSRLRVSRITFHWGRCNATSDGSEHSLNGMKYPLEMQIYCYDPDDFLSLDDAIREGGRVSALAVLFEISLEDNENFNPVIDAINTVSRFGKSGSLEAFTLRSLMPNNTDKYYIYNGSLTAPPCSEMVEWVVFKQTVAISEKQLEMFCEVMTMEQAGYVMLTDYLQNNFREQQQQFMGQVFASYTGVEDVLTPTCSLEPENIQADAQNDTTIVVTWERPRVVYDTTIDWYTVTYQRLQGRDQSKQEYRTDGDQDVGAIISSLLANSSYVVQVVAVCTNGLRGRWSDQIIVDMPLEDPENDSDPDTVTKDVGVNKEVSSKAKWGKPENQNQVDLPLEDHSPVEEVPAEQTRVYQNHPTRLQDQPTDQTQANQNVAVQVNPRPTPKTPSDSVVLQKTRLNQSAKKKPDQNRSTPDDMDQNWIDEDTMTPTQRTFTNAGFDGNGAIWITEATEQPGFLFPVARITTLPTIHRQITEEASLSVVPNQSKDQAPPEQAGESELPSPQSDLYTPPVEEIQVTDVFYEDTVNNFPLESSASAATESSAAAAVPGIKVDGVSPVFSAEDSDAPVNKPLLETVTSASSSSPSSPWITARTATGSNTLADSVYKSLTTSSLLRVLMHTTQPMFNEGSNSSHESRVGLVGGVEREKRTVVPLAVVSTLTIICLMVLVGILIYWRNCFQAANFYPDDSASPKVISAPSTPLLLATDGHEPLTVKQFVKHVMELHTNNTFFKEFEEVQACTVDMGITTDSSNHPDNKSKNRYINILAYDHSRVKLSNSLDKDGKCGDYINANFVDGYERTRAYVAAQGPLRAGREDFWRMIWQQNIGVIVMITNLKEKGRTKCDQYWPDENQEEYGPYQVTLKSSKTLAYYTLRTFTVRDTANKASQRVEHTVMHYHYTQWPDMGVPEYTLPVLSFIRASSRARTQEMGPVLVHCSAGVGRTGTYIVIDSMLQQIQDQGTVNVLGFLKHVRTQRNFLVQTEEQYVFIHDALVEAILSRDTSVTSDLLHTYVSDLLTPGLSGRTRMDKQFKLISQRQAKHADYSTALKDGNAEKNRARALMPVERSRVCLTASETNTTGFINASYVMGHHHSKEFIVSQTPLSSTVADFWRMIWEHNTHTVVRLPDAHCQSQEGGGCVYWPGKDQPMSFEGFIVSQSGEEHVSLSNDERLLMQDFMLESTQNNYVLEVRQYSAPCWPNPDSPIRNSFDLVNAVREHSRHTDRPTVIHDPLGGATSGLFCALSTLSSQLEEEGAVDVYQVARMTNLMRPGVFNDVEQYQYLYHAVLSLVSSQEDQRALQSPETNGSVPLGQTNIAESLESLM; this comes from the exons GTACCCTGAACCAGCACAGCTGGGGTAAGAAGTACCCGTCCTGCAACAGCGGGCGGCAGTCTCCTGTGGACATCGATGAAACCTTCACCCAGGTCAGGCTGCAGTACCAGAACCTACAGCTCGAGGGCTGGGACCAACTGACGGCAGAGTCCAGCACCATCCACAACAATGGGAAGACTG TGGCCATTGATGTGGAGGGGGAGTTCTTTGTGAGCGGAGGAGGGTTGAACTCCAGGCTTCGTGTCAGTAGAATCACGTTCCACTGGGGGCGCTGCAACGCAACGTCAGATGGGTCTGAACACAGCCTGAATGGGATGAAATACCCTCTGGAG ATGCAAATCTACTGTTACGATCCGGATGACTTTCTAAGTCTGGATGATGCTAtaagggaaggagggagggtcTCTGCTTTGGCTGTGCTCTTTGAG ATCAGCCTGGAAGACAATGAGAACTTCAATCCTGTGATAGATGCCATCAACACTGTCAGCAGGTTTG GTAAAAGCGGCTCGTTGGAAGCCTTCACCCTGCGCTCCCTAATGCCTAATAACACCGATAAATATTACATCTACAACGGCTCCCTGACTGCTCCTCCCTGCTCTGAGATGGTGGAATGGGTTGTGTTCAAACAGACTGTGGCCATATCAGAAAAACAg ttggAGATGTTTTGCGAGGTGATGACCATGGAGCAGGCCGGATACGTGATGCTGACCGATTACCTGCAGAACAActtcagagagcagcagcagcagttcatgGGTCAGGTGTTCGCCTCGTACACCGGAGTGGAGGACGTGCTCACACCCA CCTGCAGCTTAGAGCCGGAGAACATTCAGGCCGATGCTCAGAACGACACCACCATCGTGGTGACGTGGGAGCGCCCTCGCGTGGTTTACGACACGACCATCGACTGGTACACCGTCACGTACCAGAGGCTGCAGGGCCGAGACCAAAGCAAGCAGGAGTACAGGACAGACGGGGACCAGGATGTG GGCGCCATCATCTCAAGCCTGCTGGCCAACAGCAGCTATGTGGTACAGGTGGTGGCTGTTTGCACCAATGGACTCAGAGGACGATGGAGCGACCAGATCATCGTGGACATGCCTTTAGAAGACCCcg AAAATGATTCGGACCCCGACACTGTCACTAAAGATGTGGGAGTCAACAAGGAG GTCTCATCTAAAGCCAAGTGGGGGAAACCTGAGAACCAAAACCAGGTGGATTTGCCCCTAGAGGACCACAGCCCTGTGGAGGAGGTCCCAGCGGAGCAGACCAGAGTTTACCAGAACCATCCCACACGCCTCCAGGACCAGCCGACAGACCAAACCCAAGCCAACCAGAACGTCGCGGTGCAGGTCAACCCACGCCCAACCCCCAAGACTCCCTCTGATTCTGTGGTTCTGCAGAAAACTCGACTGAACCAGAGTGCGAAAAAGAAACCGGATCAAAACAGGTCTACACCGGATGATATGGATCAGAACTGGATCGACGAGGACACCATGACTCCAACACAGCGGACTTTCACTAATGCAGGTTTTGACGGCAACGGTGCTATCTGGATAACCGAGGCAACGGAGCAGCCTGGCTTCCTGTTTCCAGTTGCTCGAATCACGACGCTGCCGACGATCCACCGACAAATCACAGAAGAGGCTTCACTGTCAGTGGTCCCAAATCAG TCAAAGGATCAGGCTCCACCAGAACAAGCTGGTGAAAGTGAGCTCCCTTCTCCGCAGTCGGACCTCTACACCCCTCCTGTGGAGGAAATCCAAGTCACAGATGTCTTCTATGAAGACACAGTCAACAACTTTCCCCTGGAAAGCTCCGCCTCCGCTGCAACAGagtcctctgctgctgctgcggtgcCAG GTATTAAAGTGGACGGAGTCTCCCCAGTGTTCTCCGCTGAGGACAGCGACGCTCCCGTGAACAAACCACTCCTGGAAACCGTCacttctgcctcctcttcctccccgtcCTCCCCCTGGATCACGGCAAGGACGGCGACCGGCAGCAACACCCTCGCCGACTCAGTCTACAAATCACtcaccacctcctctctgctcagggTGCTGATGCATACGACCCAGCCCATGTTCAACG AGGGCAGCAACAGCAGCCATGAGTCTCGGGTGGGGCTGGTCGGAGGtgtggagagggagaagaggacaGTCGTTCCTCTCGCTGTCGTCTCCACTCTCACCATCATCTGTCTGATGGTCCTGGTGGGCATACTCATCTACTGgag AAACTGTTTCCAGGCAGCGAACTTCTACCCAGACGACAGCGCCTCACCTAAAGTCATATCCGCTCCGTCTACCCCCCTGCTGCTGGCTACAG ACGGTCATGAGCCGCTGACGGTGAAGCAGTTTGTGAAGCATGTCATGGAGCTCCACACCAACAACACCTTCTTCAAGGAGTTTGAG gaggTACAAGCCTGCACAGTGGACATGGGCATCACCACCGACAGCTCCAACCACCCCGACAACAAAAGCAAGAACCGATACATCAACATTCTGGCCT ATGACCACAGCAGAGTGAAGCTGTCCAACAGTTTGGACAAAGACGGGAAATGCGGGGACTACATCAACGCTAACTTTGTTGAT ggtTACGAGCGAACGAGAGCGTACGTGGCAGCGCAGGGGCCCCTCAGAGCGGGCAGGGAAGACTTCTGGAGGATGATCTGGCAGCAGAATATCGGAGTGATCGTCATGATCACCAACCTCAAGGAGAAAGGACGG ACAAAATGTGACCAGTATTGGCCGGACGAGAACCAGGAGGAGTATGGTCCGTACCAGGTGACCTTGAAAAGCAGCAAGACCCTGGCGTACTACACACTGCGGACCTTCACCGTCAGGGATACCGCAAATAAG GCGTCCCAGAGAGTCGAACACACAGTCATGCACTACCACTACACCCAGTGGCCAGACATGGGCGTCCCAGAATACACTCTGCCTGTCCTGTCCTTCATCAGAGCATCGTCCCGGGCCCGCACACAAGAGATGGGCCCTGTTCTGGTGCACTGCAG TGCCGGTGTAGGAAGAACAGGAACCTACATTGTGATAGACAGCATGCtgcagcagatccaggatcaggGGACAGTGAACGTTCTTGGTTTCCTGAAGCATGTGCGGACTCAGAGGAACTTCCTGGTTCAGACAGAG GAGCAGTATGTATTTATCCATGATGCCCTGGTGGAGGCCATCTTGAGCCGGGACACCTCAGTGACGTCAGACCTCCTCCACACCTACGTGTCTGACCTCCTGACCCCTGGGCTGTCAGGCAGGACGCGCATGGACAAACAGTTCAAA TTGATCAGTCAGCGTCAGGCGAAGCACGCAGACTACAGCACTGCCCTGAAAGACGGCAACGCTGAGAAGAACAGAGCCAGAGCTCTGATGCCTG TGGAGAGATCAAGAGTGTGTCTGACTGCCTCCGAAACAAACACCACCGGCTTCATCAACGCCTCCTACGTCATG GGACATCACCACAGTAAAGAGTTCATAGTGAGCCAGACTCCTCTGAGCAGCACGGTGGCGGATTTCTGGAGAATGATCtgggaacacaacacacacactgttgttcGCCTGCCGGACGCACACTGTcag AGTcaagagggggggggctgtgtcTACTGGCCCGGCAAAGACCAACCAATGAGCTTTGAGGGTTTCATTGTTTCGCAATCGGGGGAGGAGCATGTCTCTCTGTCCAATGATGAGAGACTTTTGATGCAAGATTTCATGTTGGAGTctacacag AACAATTATGTGCTGGAGGTGCGACAgtacagcgccccctgctggccgAACCCAGACAGTCCCATCAGGAACAGTTTTGATCTGGTCAACGCGGTCAGGGAGCACAGCCGACACACTGACAGGCCCACCGTCATACATGATCC gttggGAGGTGCTACATCAGGGCTGTTCTGTGCTCTCAGCACCCTGTCCagtcagctggaggaggagggagctgtAGACGTCTACCAGGTGGCACGGATGACCAATCTCATGAGGCCTGGGGTATTCAATGATGTA GAGCAGTACCAGTATCTGTACCATGCGGTGCTGAGTCTGGTGAGCAGCCAAGAGGACCAGAGAGCCCTGCAGAGTCCAGAGACCAACGGATCTGTACCACTGGGACAGACCAACATCGCAGAGAGCCTGGAGTCActcatgtag